In one window of Azotobacter salinestris DNA:
- a CDS encoding non-ribosomal peptide synthetase: MPDPQDLSERRAKLTPEQRAKLQARLRGGPAAAAVQHAIPCRPQRDQAPLSFAQQRQWFLWKLDPASAAYHLSGGLKFVGRLDIPALHAGLEALVARHESLRTLFREGSDGVAEQFVQPATGIELPCIDLAGLAADAREARIAGELQRICAAPFDLAQGPLLRVALLRTGENEHLLLVVMHHIVSDGWSTQIILDELAALYRARLQGQPAGLPDLPVQYADYAVWQRQWLEGAEGERQLAWWREQLGGEQPVLALHTDRPRRADGKYAAALHSRVLAKELTERLRQQAQAHGATLFMTLLTAFQTLLFRHSGQTQIRVGVPIANRNRAETVGIVGFFVNTQVLGARLDGRMSLAELLMQTRDRALGAQAHQDLPFEQLVEALQPERSLNTHPFFQVVFTHLRRDHGSLAQWPDVEVQRLDFEEQAAQFELTLETWESEDGRVEVRFRYARELFEAQTVERLAGHYLAVLQALAEHPQQALDDIEILGESEQALLQQWGTRTQPHPDAGPIHRLIERQAREQPAAVALACDDRELSYAELNRRANRLAHRLIALGVAPETRVGIAVERSIEMVVGLLAILKAGGAYVPLDPEYPAERLAWMVEDSGIGLLLTQSHLGGRIPGSQALTMLELDRLDLDGESEHDPQVGLHGDNLAYVIYTSGSTGRPKGAQLCHRNLTRLLGATEPWFGFGRDDVWTMFHSYAFDFSVWEIFGALCTGGKLVIVPFWISRSPEDFLKLLRRQRVTVLNQTPSAFGQLIRIPDVYEERLALRAVIFGGEALEPERLRPWIERWGDEQPRLINMYGITETTVHVTYRPVTRSDLDGQRSPVGVAIPDLGLHVLDGAFNRVPVGMPGELYVAGEGLARGYLNRAGLTAERFVADPFDPQGGRLYRTGDLVRWNTEGQLEYLGRIDHQVKVRGFRIELGEIEAQLLAQPEVREAVVLAKEGPGGTRLVGYVSARAGQFLDGALLRERLGRTLPDYMVPGALVVLEALPLNANGKVDRKALPEPELASDRAYEAPQGDAEEALAAIWAEVLGIERVGRHDNFFELGGHSLLAIRITALLAQRHACELAIRHFFDAPTVKALAAHLPAAGLPAQGSRAQRLSEIDSLLSEFEV, encoded by the coding sequence ATGCCCGACCCGCAAGATCTTTCCGAACGTCGTGCCAAGCTCACCCCCGAGCAGCGCGCCAAGCTGCAGGCACGCCTGCGCGGCGGGCCTGCCGCCGCCGCGGTGCAGCATGCCATCCCCTGTCGTCCGCAGCGCGATCAGGCCCCCCTGTCGTTCGCCCAGCAGCGCCAGTGGTTCCTGTGGAAGCTCGATCCGGCGAGCGCGGCCTACCACCTGAGCGGCGGCCTGAAGTTCGTCGGCCGCCTCGACATTCCTGCGCTGCATGCCGGCCTCGAAGCCCTCGTCGCCCGCCACGAGTCGCTGCGAACCCTGTTCCGCGAAGGAAGCGACGGCGTGGCCGAGCAGTTCGTCCAGCCGGCGACGGGCATCGAGCTGCCCTGCATCGATCTCGCCGGCCTCGCCGCCGACGCGCGCGAGGCGCGCATCGCGGGCGAGCTGCAACGGATCTGCGCGGCGCCCTTCGACCTGGCGCAGGGACCGCTGCTGCGCGTGGCGCTGCTCCGGACCGGGGAGAACGAGCACCTGCTGCTCGTGGTGATGCATCACATCGTATCGGACGGCTGGTCCACCCAGATCATTCTCGACGAGCTGGCGGCCTTGTACCGGGCACGCCTGCAAGGCCAGCCGGCCGGGCTGCCGGATCTGCCGGTCCAGTACGCCGACTATGCCGTATGGCAGCGCCAGTGGCTCGAAGGGGCCGAGGGCGAGCGCCAGCTCGCCTGGTGGCGCGAGCAACTGGGCGGCGAGCAGCCGGTGCTGGCGCTGCACACCGACCGACCGCGCCGGGCCGACGGCAAGTATGCCGCGGCCCTGCACAGCCGGGTGCTGGCCAAGGAGCTGACCGAGCGGCTCAGGCAGCAGGCGCAGGCGCACGGCGCCACCCTGTTCATGACCCTGCTGACGGCCTTCCAGACGCTGCTGTTCCGCCATAGCGGCCAGACGCAGATCCGCGTCGGCGTACCCATCGCCAACCGCAACCGCGCGGAAACCGTCGGCATCGTCGGCTTCTTCGTCAACACCCAGGTACTGGGCGCCCGCCTCGACGGGCGGATGAGCCTGGCCGAGCTGCTGATGCAGACCCGCGACCGGGCGCTGGGCGCCCAGGCGCATCAGGACCTGCCCTTCGAGCAACTGGTCGAGGCGTTGCAGCCGGAGCGCAGCCTGAACACCCACCCGTTCTTCCAGGTGGTATTCACCCACCTGCGCCGGGACCACGGCTCCCTGGCGCAGTGGCCGGATGTCGAGGTGCAGCGGCTGGACTTCGAGGAGCAGGCCGCACAGTTCGAGCTGACCCTGGAGACCTGGGAGAGCGAGGACGGCAGGGTCGAGGTGCGCTTCCGCTACGCCCGCGAGCTGTTCGAGGCGCAGACCGTCGAGCGTCTGGCGGGGCACTACCTGGCGGTGCTGCAGGCGCTCGCCGAGCATCCGCAGCAGGCGCTGGACGATATCGAGATTCTGGGCGAGTCCGAGCAGGCCCTGCTGCAGCAGTGGGGCACCCGCACGCAGCCGCACCCGGATGCCGGGCCGATCCACCGGCTGATCGAGCGGCAGGCCCGCGAGCAGCCGGCGGCGGTGGCGCTGGCCTGCGACGACCGCGAACTGAGCTATGCCGAACTCAACCGCCGCGCCAACCGCCTGGCGCACCGGCTGATCGCCCTCGGCGTCGCGCCCGAAACCCGGGTGGGTATCGCGGTGGAGCGCTCCATCGAGATGGTGGTGGGCCTTTTGGCCATTCTCAAGGCCGGCGGCGCCTACGTGCCGCTGGACCCGGAGTATCCGGCCGAGCGCCTGGCCTGGATGGTCGAGGACAGCGGCATCGGGCTGTTGCTGACGCAGAGCCATCTCGGCGGGCGCATTCCCGGCAGCCAGGCGCTGACCATGCTGGAACTGGACCGCCTCGACCTCGACGGCGAGTCCGAGCACGACCCGCAGGTCGGGCTGCACGGCGACAACCTCGCCTACGTGATCTACACCTCGGGCTCCACCGGCCGACCCAAGGGGGCCCAGCTCTGCCATCGCAACCTGACCCGGCTGCTGGGGGCCACGGAGCCCTGGTTCGGCTTCGGCCGGGACGACGTGTGGACCATGTTCCACTCCTACGCCTTCGACTTCTCGGTCTGGGAGATCTTCGGCGCCCTGTGCACGGGCGGGAAGCTGGTGATAGTGCCGTTCTGGATCAGCCGCTCGCCGGAGGACTTCCTGAAGCTGCTGCGCAGGCAGCGGGTGACGGTGCTCAACCAGACGCCTTCGGCATTCGGCCAACTGATCCGCATACCGGACGTGTACGAAGAGCGCCTGGCGCTGCGTGCCGTGATCTTCGGCGGCGAGGCGCTGGAGCCCGAGCGGCTGCGCCCCTGGATCGAGCGGTGGGGCGACGAGCAGCCCCGGCTGATCAACATGTACGGCATCACCGAGACGACGGTTCACGTGACGTACCGGCCGGTCACCCGGAGCGACCTGGACGGGCAGCGCAGCCCGGTCGGCGTGGCCATCCCGGACCTGGGGCTGCACGTGCTGGACGGGGCCTTCAACCGTGTGCCCGTCGGCATGCCCGGCGAGCTCTACGTGGCCGGAGAGGGTCTGGCGCGCGGCTATCTGAACCGGGCCGGACTGACCGCCGAGCGCTTCGTGGCCGACCCCTTCGATCCGCAGGGCGGCCGGCTGTACCGCACCGGCGACCTGGTGCGCTGGAACACCGAAGGCCAGTTGGAGTACCTGGGGCGCATCGACCATCAGGTGAAGGTGCGCGGCTTCCGCATCGAACTGGGCGAGATCGAGGCGCAGCTGCTGGCCCAGCCGGAGGTGCGCGAGGCGGTGGTGCTGGCCAAGGAGGGGCCGGGCGGGACGCGGCTGGTGGGCTACGTATCGGCGCGCGCGGGGCAGTTCCTCGACGGCGCGCTGCTGCGCGAGCGCCTCGGCCGGACGCTGCCGGACTACATGGTGCCGGGCGCCCTGGTGGTGCTGGAGGCCCTGCCGCTGAACGCCAACGGCAAGGTCGACCGCAAGGCGCTGCCCGAGCCGGAGCTGGCGAGCGACCGGGCCTACGAGGCGCCGCAGGGCGATGCCGAGGAGGCGCTGGCGGCGATCTGGGCCGAGGTGCTGGGCATCGAGCGGGTAGGGCGCCACGACAACTTCTTCGAACTGGGCGGGCATTCCCTGCTGGCTATCCGGATCACCGCGCTGCTCGCCCAGCGGCATGCCTGCGAGCTGGCCATCCGACATTTCTTCGACGCTCCGACCGTCAAGGCGCTCGCCGCGCATCTGCCCGCCGCAGGCCTGCCGGCGCAGGGCTCCAGGGCGCAGCGGCTGTCGGAGATCGATTCCCTTCTGAGCGAATTCGAGGTTTGA